A part of Methanomassiliicoccales archaeon genomic DNA contains:
- the cas1 gene encoding CRISPR-associated endonuclease Cas1, whose protein sequence is MVNEYVYCPRLCYIEWVQGEFKDSADTVEGRLGHKRVDRPGTSVQEDAMDGTVIHSRSVTIGSTNLGAIAKIDLLEIEGEVATPVDYKKGKMPDNEFNAYLPEMVQLCVQGLLLIENGFKTTGGVIYYIASKKRVTISFTKELIDKTKEALASMKNMIDEDRPPPPLVDSPRCYGCSLASICLPDETNAMKGVGEEIRRLYPSRDDQTPIYVIGEGHSIRKSEGRIEIWKEGEMVADRPLNDISQLSVYGSANITIPAMVELMGRGVPIGFFSHSGWFNGYAIGTFNKNIGLRMAQFKTGFDGTLSNNIAKMMIYGKIKNCRTLLRRNDKECPSESLETLDLLAERCLESKDNNSLLGIEGAAAQIYFSRFNNMLKSNCPFDFNERNKRPAGDPVNAALSYSYGMLVKDVFNCLLLVGFDPYFGVYHRPKHGKPALALDLMEEFRPIIADSIVMTAFNNGELKESDFIITKIGTSFSQNGKKKLIAAYERRINTEVTHPVFGYTVSYRRIIEVQARLLGRAMTREIDSYQPFLTR, encoded by the coding sequence ATGGTGAACGAATACGTCTATTGTCCTAGGCTCTGCTATATTGAGTGGGTACAAGGTGAGTTCAAGGACTCAGCTGACACGGTCGAAGGGAGGCTCGGTCATAAGAGAGTGGATAGGCCTGGCACATCCGTACAAGAGGACGCAATGGACGGTACAGTCATACATTCCAGGTCCGTCACGATCGGAAGTACGAACCTGGGAGCGATAGCGAAGATAGACCTCCTAGAGATCGAAGGTGAGGTCGCCACTCCTGTTGATTATAAAAAAGGGAAGATGCCAGATAATGAATTCAATGCCTATCTACCTGAAATGGTCCAATTGTGCGTCCAGGGACTATTACTGATCGAAAATGGTTTTAAAACAACAGGAGGGGTCATCTATTACATTGCATCAAAGAAACGGGTCACCATATCTTTCACCAAAGAGCTTATAGATAAAACAAAGGAGGCCTTGGCCTCTATGAAAAACATGATTGATGAGGACCGTCCACCCCCTCCCCTGGTCGACAGCCCAAGATGCTATGGATGTTCACTTGCGTCAATATGTCTCCCGGACGAAACGAATGCCATGAAAGGAGTAGGTGAAGAGATCCGGCGTCTGTACCCTTCAAGGGACGATCAGACCCCTATTTATGTTATCGGGGAGGGGCACTCGATAAGGAAGAGCGAAGGAAGGATCGAGATATGGAAAGAGGGGGAGATGGTGGCAGACAGGCCCTTGAACGACATATCCCAGCTGTCGGTCTATGGTAGTGCCAACATCACCATTCCCGCAATGGTTGAACTTATGGGCAGGGGGGTCCCTATCGGTTTCTTCTCTCATTCAGGATGGTTCAATGGATATGCGATCGGCACTTTCAATAAGAACATCGGTCTAAGGATGGCACAATTCAAAACAGGATTTGATGGAACGTTATCAAACAACATTGCAAAGATGATGATATATGGGAAGATCAAAAATTGCAGGACCCTTCTTAGAAGGAATGACAAGGAATGCCCGAGCGAGAGTCTTGAGACATTGGACCTATTGGCAGAACGATGTCTTGAAAGTAAGGACAACAATTCTTTATTGGGCATAGAGGGGGCGGCAGCCCAGATATATTTTTCAAGATTCAATAATATGCTGAAATCTAACTGCCCCTTTGATTTCAATGAGAGAAACAAGAGACCGGCCGGGGACCCCGTCAATGCGGCCTTATCTTATTCATATGGCATGTTGGTAAAAGATGTATTTAATTGTCTTCTCCTGGTCGGTTTTGACCCCTATTTTGGGGTATACCACCGGCCCAAGCATGGAAAGCCCGCGTTGGCATTGGACCTGATGGAAGAGTTCCGGCCCATCATCGCAGATTCAATCGTGATGACCGCTTTCAACAATGGCGAGCTCAAGGAGAGTGATTTCATTATAACAAAGATTGGGACATCCTTCAGTCAGAATGGTAAGAAAAAATTGATAGCGGCTTATGAAAGAAGGATCAACACTGAGGTCACACACCCAGTTTTTGGCTATACTGTTAGCTATAGGAGGATAATCGAGGTTCAGGCTAGACTTCTTGGAAGGGCCATGACAAGGGAGATAGACTCATATCAACCATTCTTGACGAGGTGA
- the cas2 gene encoding CRISPR-associated endonuclease Cas2 — translation MGGLTFYLVSYDIKDEKRLRNVHRIMREFGVRLHYSVFRCDLTKQGKMILISKLEEVINHDADRIMIVDLGPSRQYDEMKIEFIGQKPEENYVNSIIV, via the coding sequence ATCGGCGGATTGACGTTCTATCTAGTGAGCTACGATATAAAGGATGAGAAAAGGTTGCGTAACGTCCATAGGATCATGAGGGAGTTCGGGGTCCGTTTGCACTACTCAGTGTTCCGATGTGATCTTACAAAACAAGGAAAAATGATATTGATCTCAAAGTTGGAAGAGGTCATCAATCATGATGCGGACAGGATCATGATCGTTGACCTGGGGCCTTCTCGACAATATGACGAGATGAAGATCGAGTTCATCGGTCAAAAGCCCGAAGAGAATTACGTCAACTCGATAATTGTATGA